ACTTCGCCGGTCAACTCGACGCCATCTTGGCGCACGTCAGCCAGATCCAGGCGGTCGACGTCACCGGCGTGCAAGCCACCGACAATCCGCTCAAGGACGTCAACGTCACGCGCCCCGACGAGATCGCGCCGTGCCTGACGCAGGAGCAGGCGCTGGCCGCGGCGCCGGAGGCCGTCGACGGCCGCTTCGCCGTCCCGCAGATCCTGGGGGACACCGAGTGAGCGACATCATCCGATCCGACGCCGCCGCGCTGGGCGCCATGATCGCCGCCAAGGAGCTGTCGTCAACCCAACTCACCCAGGCCTGCCTGGACCAGATCGCGGCAACCGACGACCGCTACCACGCCTTCCTGCATGTCGCCGCCGACCAGGCGTTGAGCGCCGCGGCTGCCGTCGACCAGGCACTGGCCGCCGGCGAACAGCTGCCGTCGCCGCTGGCCGGCGTGCCGCTGGCGCTTAAGGACGTGTTCACCACCATCGACATGCCCACCACCTGCGGCTCCAAGATCCTGCAGGGCTGGAGGTCGCCCTACGACGCCACCGTCACCGCGCGGTTGCGCGAGGCCGGCATCCCGATCCTGGGCAAGACCAACATGGACGAGTTCGCGATGGGCAGCTCGACCGAGAATTCCGCCTACGGCCCCACCCGTAACCCGTGGAATGTCGAGCGGGTACCCGGGGGCTCCGGCGGGGGCAGCGCCGCGGCGCTGGCCGCATTCCAGGCGCCGCTGGCCATCGGGTCCGACACCGGGGGCTCGATCCGGCAGCCGGCCGCGCTCACGGCGACCGTCGGCGTCAAACCGACCTACGGCACGGTGTCGCGCTACGGGCTGGTGGCCTGCGCGTCGTCGCTGGATCAGGGCGGGCCGTGTGCGCGCACGGTGCTGGACACCGCGCTGCTGCATCAGGTGATCGCCGGGCACGATCCCCGCGACTCCACCTCCGTCGACGCCGCGGTGCCCGACGTCGTGGCCGCCGCCAGGGCCGGCGCGTCCGGTGACCTGCGCGGGGTGCGCATCGGGGTGGTTAAGCAGCTACGCGGTGAGGGCTATCAGCCTGGTGTGCTGGCGTCGTTTCAGGCGGCGGTCGAGCAGCTGACCTCTCTGGGCGCTGAGGTCAGCGAGGTCGACTGCCCGCATTTCGACCACGCGCTGGCCGCCTACTACCTCATCCTGCCGTCGGAGGTGTCGAGCAACCTGGCCCGCTTCGACGCGATGCGCTACGGGCTGCGGGTCGGAGACGACGGCACGCACAGCGCCGAAGAGGTGATGGCCATGACCCGGGCGGCCGGCTTCGGCCCGGAAGTCAAGCGCCGCATCATGATTGGCACTTATGCGTTGTCGGCGGGCTATTACGACGCCTACTACAACCAGGCCCAGAAGGTGCGCACGCTGATCGCCCGCGATCTCGACGAGGCCTATCGATCGGTCGACGTGCTGGTCTCGCCCGCGACTCCCACCACCGCGTTTCCGTTGGGGGAGAAGGTCGACGACCCGCTGGCGATGTACCTGTTCGACTTGTGCACATTGCCGCTGAATTTGGCGGGACAGTGCGGCATGTCGGTGCCGTCGGGGCTGTCCCCGGACGACGGGCTGCCGGTCGGGTTACAGATCATGGCGCCGGCCTTGGCCGACGACCGGCTCTACCGGGTGGGAGCCGCCTACGAGGCAGCCCGCGGCCCGCTGCCGAGCGCCATCTAAGGCCGCCATCTCAGGGCGCCCTCTCAGGGCGAGCAGACGCGGAATCGCACTGCGCCGACCTTGGGCGTGCGATCCCGCGTCTGCTCGCGGCCCGAGCCGGCCGCGGTGCAAGATGATGGCATGCGGATTGGACTTCTCACCGGAGGCGGCGACTGCCCCGGCCTCAACGCCGTCATCCGGGCCGTGGTGCGCACCTGCGATGCCCGGTACGGCTCGTCGGTGGTCGGGTTCCAGGACGGGTGGCGCGGATTGCTGGAAAACCGGCGCATGCAGCTGCGCAACGACGACCGCAACGACCGGCTGCTGGCCAAAGGCGGAACGATGCTGGGCACCGCGCGCGTGCATCCGGACAAGCTGCGCGCCGGCCTGAACCAGATCATGCAGACCCTGGACGACAACGGCATCGACGTGCTGATCCCGATCGGTGGGGAAGGCACGTTGACCGCGGCGCACTGGCTGTCGGAGGAGAACGTTCCGGTGGTGGGTGTGCCGAAGACCATCGACAACGACATCGACTGCACCGACGTGACTTTCGGGCACGACACGGCGTTGACGGTGGCGACCGAAGCCATCGATCGGCTGCATAGCACCGCCGAATCCCATCAGCGGGTGATGCTGGTGGAGGTGATGGGCCGCCACGCCGGCTGGATCGCGCTGAACTCCGGTCTGGCCTCCGGTGCTCACATGACGCTGATCCCCGAGCAGCCCTTCGACGTCGAGGAGGTGTGCCGGCTCGTCAAACAGCGCTTCCAGCGCGGAGACTCGCACTTCATCTGCGTGGTCGCCGAGGGCGCCAAACCCGTCGCCGGCTCCATTCAGTTACGCGAAGGCGGGATTGACGAGTTCGGCCATGAGCGTTTCACCGGGGTGGCCGCGCAGTTGGGCGCCGAGGTGGAGAAGCGGATCAACAAGGATGTCCGGGTAACGGTGCTCGGCCATGTCCAGCGAGGTGGGACCCCCACGGCCTACGACCGGGTGTTGGCCACCCGCTTCGGCGTCAACGCCGCCGACGCCGCACACGCGGGCGAGTACGGCCAGATGGTGTCGCTGCGCGGACAAGATATCGGCCGTGTCGCCCTGGCGGACGCGGTTCGCCAACTCAAGCTGGTGCCGCAGAGCCGCTACGACGACGCCGCCGCTTTCTTCGGCTGACGTCGGCGTTTCGCACCGATCGCTCGAAATTCGTCGAACATCCGGTAGCGCGGGCTGAACGGCGGGCTAATTCTTGCTTGCCTGTTGTGTGCATTTCCGGAATCCGTCCTATTTGCGGTTTTCGGGCAATTCAGCCCGGCTATACCGTGGGGTATGAGCAACCGCGATCCTGGTCGCGGAGACCTGCCTCAGGCCGCCGCACCGGCGGCGCGCTCGGTGCCGCCGGTGCGGCCTACGGCCCCGCCCTGTCGGCGTCCTCCGGCCGAGTGGGCGTCCACCACGGTCCCGCGGGTCAACCGCCGCCATACTCCTGTCTACCGTTCGTCGCCCGCAGCGCCCTGGTCGACCGCTCGGACCCCCGCAGCGACACCGATCGCGCCGCCGCCTCCTCGTGAGCGGGCCCCGGGTGGGATGGCACTCGATGTTTTCGACCAGCAGCACACCGACGATACGGGCGGATTCAGCTGGCGAGACCTGATCTGGCGGATCAGCCGGAGAGACTTCGGCCCCGGCAAAGGCCCGGCTTACGAACGTGAGCTGCGCGAGCGCGTCCGCGCCGCGGTCGGAAGCGCGTTTCCCATTGCCGTGCTCAACCTCAAAGGCGGGGTGGGCAAGACCGCGGTCGTCGAGGCGCTCGGCTCAACTTTCGCGCAGGTGCGCAACGACCGGGTGGTCGCCGTCGACATCGACGGCGGCGATTTGTCCGACCGGCATGGCCGCCGCAGTCGGCTAAATATGGTGGACCTGCTTATGGACGATTCGGTCACAAGGTATCCGGACGTGCGTGCGCATACCTATATGAACAGCTGCGGGCTGGAAGTGCTCGGCCTGCCCGAATATGCAAAGAGCAATTGGCGAGTGCAGCGCAGCGACGTCGTCAAAGTGTTTTCCATTCTGCGCAAGCATTACTCGGTGGTACTGGTGGACTGCGTCAAGGCGCTCGAGTCCAGCGCGATGGAAGCGGTATTGCCGGAATCGCGGGCCCTGGTGGTCGTTACCAGCTCCTCGATCGACGCGATACGAAAGACCAGAATCACGCTGGAATGGTTGCGTAACAACGGATATCACAAGCTGCTCTCGGCGGCGGTGTTAGCGGTAAACCACACCGAACCGGGCAGGCCGAGCACCTTGGCCGGTAAGGAACTCGAGCAGTTGTCGGCCGACGTGGCGGCCACGGTTGTCCTGCCGTTCGATCGGCACATACATGCGGGCAAGGAAATAGGTCTGGACCGGTTGGGCAAGGAAAGCCGGCGCGCGCACCTGGAGCTGGCGGCCACGTTGGCGGACATGTTTCCAAAGCGGGTGTAGCGCGTCGTCCGGGCTCACGGTCGGCGCGGCGCCTTTCCCGCTCGGCACTAGGATCGAGCCCATGACTGCTGCTGCCCGGGCTTCAGGGGCCGACCTGCTGGACTTCGACGACGTCGTCGCGCGCTTCGATCCGGTCCTCGGACTGGAAGTTCACGTCGAATTGTCCACCGCGACCAAGATGTTCTGCGGCTGCGCCACGGCGTTCGGTGCGGAGCCGAATACCCAGGTGTGCCCGGTGTGTCTGGGGCTGCCCGGTTCGCTGCCCGTGCTCAACCGGGCCGCGGTCGAGTCGGCGATCCGCATCGGCCTGGCGCTGAACTGCGAGATCGTTTCCTGGTGCCGCTTTGCCCGGAAAAACTACTTCTACCCGGACATGCCGAAGAATTACCAGATTTCGCAGTATGACGAGCCGATCGCCATCAACGGTTACCTCGAAGCGCCGCTGGAAGACGGCACCACCTGGCGAGTCGAGATCGAGCGCGCTCACATGGAGGAAGACACCGGCAAGCTGACCCACATCGGCAGCGAGACTGGCCGCATCCACGGGGCGACGACGTCGCTGATCGACTACAACCGTGCCGGCGTGCCGCTGATCGAGATCGTGACCAAACCCATTGAGGGAGCCGGAGAACGTGCGCCGCAGGTCGCCCGCGCCTATGTGACCGCCTTGCGAGACTTGTTGCGGGCGTTGGACGTATCCGACGTGCGAATGGACCAGGGGTCGATGCGCTGCGACGCCAATGTGTCACTAAAGCCCAGGGGCACAACCGAATTCGGTACCCGAACCGAAACCAAAAACGTCAACTCGCTCAAAAGTGTCGAGGTCGCGGTGCGCTACGAGATGCAGCGTCAGGCTGCCATCTTGGTGGCCGGCGGCCAGATCACCCAAGAGACCAGGCACTTCCACGAGGCCGGCTACACCAGCCCCGGCCGCACCAAGGAGACCGCACAGGACTATCGGTATTTCCCCGAGCCCGATCTGGAGCCTGTCGCACCCAGCCGCGAGCTGGTCGAGCAACTGCGTCGAACCATTCCCGAGTTACCGTGGTTGAGCCGCAAGCGAATTCAGCAGGAATGGGGCATTTCCGACGAGGTGATGCGGGATCTGGTGAACGCCGGCGCGGTTGAATTGGTCGCCGAGACCGTCAAGCACGGAGCCTCCAGCAAGGAGGCGCGCTCGTGGTGGGGGAACTTCCTGGTACAGAAGGCCAACGAGGCCGGTGTCGGGCTGGACGAACTGGCCATCACGCCCGCCCAGGTCGCGGCCGTCGTGCGGTTGGTCGAGGACGGCAAGCTGTCCAACAAGCTCGCCCGCGAGGTCGTGGAAGGTGTGCTGGCCGGAGAGGGCGAACCCGGGCAGGTGATGACCGCCCGCGGCTTGGAGCTGGTCCGCGACGACTCGGTGACCCAGGCTGCGGTCGACGAGGCTCTGGCCGCCAATCCCGATGTGGCCGAGAAGATTCGGGGCGGCAAGGTGGCTGCGGCGGGCGCGATCGTCGGCGCGGTGATGAAGGCCACCCGCGGGCAGGCCGACGCGGCCCGGGTGCGCGAGTTGGTGTTGGCGGCCTGCGGGCAGGGTTAGCCCGGCTGCCGGTTCGCCGACTGGTCTCTACGAGTTCGCTACGAAAGGTGTCGAAAGAGGTCGTCGCGATTCATGATGTTGAGGTGATCGATGAATCGTTCGACGACCTGATGACGATGCTGGATTCCCCGGTATTCGTGGTGACAACCCAGGCCGATGGTCACCCTTCGGGTTGTCTGGTCGGCTTCGCCACTCAAACGAGCGTGCAGCCCCCGAGTTTCATGATCGGCATGCCCAGGAGTAACCGCACCGCCGAGGTGGCCGGCCGATCTGACTATGTGGCGGTGCATTTGTTGGCGCAACACCATCGAGCACTGGCCGAACTGTTCGCCACTCAAACGGCGGACGACACCGACAAATTCGCTCGGTGCGCATGGCGCGCCGGCCCGTTTGGGATGCCGATTCTCGACGACGCGGTGGCGTGGTTCGTCGGCAGGACAGTGAGTCGCAGCGATGTCGGAGACCACGTGTGCTACCTGCTGGAGCCGGTGAGCGTCTGGGCTCCCGAGTGCTCCGACGAACTGCTTTACCTCTCCGACATCGACGACCTCGACCCCGGCCACGAGGAACCGACGCGGCGGTTCTACGAACCCACCGAGGTGACCCGCCGATACGGCGTGCGGTTCACCCTTGACGTACCTTGATCAGTTGCTGAGCGGGCATTACCACAGCGGTGTCCTGGCATTTCAGAAATCACATGTGCCACATGAGTCCCTGGTAGGTCGGTGCACAATGTGCCCACCTTCTGCGACACGCTGCGTGGGGTCGGAGTTGTCGCTGATAGCCGGGCACAACCCGTACCCCTACCTGCGGAGGCTCGTGTGGTTGCTGTGACAGGCGTGAGTTTGCGCCGACCGGGCTAGGTCTTGTCGTCGTTGTTGCGTGGGAATCCGCCGCCCTGCGGGAACAACGGAAACACCACATCGTCGAGCTTCTCCGCATCGCCGGCGGTCTTGTTGACCGTTGCACCCCAGACGTTGCCGTCCGGCGACATCCGCAGTGCCCAGGCATGCGCGTGCGTGTCCTTACGGACGACGTCCGGTTCGCCCGTCACCGCGCCGGTCGACGGCGCGAGCCGGACGGCAACCGTCAGCTTGGTATTGATCAGGTTGACCAGCACGGTGCCGTCCATGGCCGCACACCCGGCCACGCCGGGCTTGTCCGGCCAGGTCCACACCGTCGAGACCTCCGACTTCTTGGTGATGCGCTGTAGCCGGTCGGCCCCGGGCGTGCGATCGACGACGTAGAGCGAGCCGTCGACGGGATCGATGCACATGCCGCCACCCGAGCCGATTCCGGTCAGCGCCGTCGTCGGCGGCGCCTGTCCGATGGTCGTGGGTTGTTCGATGCGCAGGACCTTGCCAGCCAACGAATTGGGATCGGCGGCCATCGCCGGGTTGCCCGCATCGCCGGTCATGACAACCAGCGTGGTGGGGCTGGTGAAAATCAGCGCCCCGGTGTTACCGGTAGCTCCTTTGGGAATGCCGGTCAGGATGTCCTTCGGGACGTCGCCGTCTGCTATCCGGATGACGCGGTTGTCGCTAGGCGTGCTGACGTAGGCATACATCAGCCGGTCCTGCGAGTAAGTGGGCGACAGCACGATATCCATCAAGCCGCCGTCACCGGCCGGGTCGACCGGGATGACCATCTTCACCTTGGGCTCGGCGCTGATCGAGATTTCCTTGACCGCGCCGGTGATCCGCTCGGCGACCAGGGCGGTTTTGCTGTCGATACCCATGATCAGGCCGCTGGTGCTCTCCAGGCAGCCCTGCATGACGCCCGGTGCCGGACATGCCTTCGGGAATGGCGTGGGAGGCAGCGGCGGTGGCGGGGGAGGCGTCGAGCTGGGCTGCGGCCGAAGTTCGGGATTCGTGGTGAAAGGCTGCGATTGGGCATCGTTGAACCGCGCGCAGCCGCTCGCGACCAGCATCACCGCACACAACGCGGTGAGCGCGCACCGAACCGACCGCCGTATCCGCATGACCGACAGGCTACGGACTTTGGCTGCGCCACCGCCACCTGCCACCGCCACCCGCCACCGCCGCATCGCAGGCTCGATCACCCGTGGGTGGTCTCTCGAAGCCCGATTTGGGGCCTCCGGCGGGGCGCGCGGCGCACGAAGTGCCGACTCAACAGGTGAAAGCGCCGCTCAAATCCCAAATTCACGACTAAATGCCCTTACCCTGGCACGAGTGACCAGTTCGAATGATTCACATTGGCAGCGGCCGGACGGTTCCCCGGGGCCAACCGCGGGACGCCCCGTTTCGGCAAGCCTGGTCGACCCCGAAGACGATTTGAGCCCCGGCAGCTACTCTGGCGACTTCGGAAATACCGGTACCACCACCGTCATCCCGCCCTATGACCCCGCCAATTCCGGTGTCGTCAACTCGGGATACCACCTGATAGAGGCGCAGGAGCCACTTCCATACGCCCAGCCGCAGCCGTCGGTGCGGCCGATGCAGTCAGCACCCGCGATCGACATCGACGAGGACGACGAGCGAGTCCGCGCCGCCGGCCGGCGCGGGACGCAGCATCTGGGTCTGCTGGTGTTGCGCGTCGGGCTGGGCGCGGTCCTGATAGCCCACGGATTGCAGAAGCTGTTCGGCTGGTGGGGTGGCTCCGGGGTGACCGGATTCAAGAACTCACTGTCCGACGTCGGCTATCAGCACGCCGACATCCTCGCCTATGTGGGTGCCGGCGGCGAGATCGTCTCCGGAGTGCTGTTGGTGCTGGGCCTGTTCACCCCACTGGCGGCGGCGGGAGCACTGGCCTTCCTGATCAATGGTTTGCTCGCAATGGTCTCGGCCCGGTCGCATTCGCACTTCACCTACTTCCTGCCGGACGGGAACGAATACCAGATCTCTCTGGTGGTAATGGCTGTTGCCGTCATCTTGAGCGGCCCCGGCCGCTACGGCCTCGACGCGGGCCGCGGTTGGTCCCAACGGCCTTTCATCGGGTCATTTGTGGCGTTGCTGGCCGGCATCGCCGCCGGGATCGCCGTGTGGGTGTTCCTCAACGGCGTCAACCCGCTGGCCTGAACGTCCTCACCGGTAGGGGTTGGGAACCCGCCCCGCACTGGCCTCGGTCAATTGCGGCAGGGTCGAGAACGTGACCGCGGGCAATCGCAGCTCGGTACCGTCCTTGAGGCGGGCGCGCGCCCAGGACCCCCGGTGGAATCGCAGGCCGTCGATGTCGTTCCAGGGCACCGTCCGGCTACCCAGCAGGGTCCGCACCGTCACCCCTTGGTCGTCGGCGACCGTGCGCAGCCGGATGATCAACGCCGACAACAGCACCGGGATGAGCAGTAGCGGCGCACTCGGCGGCCACGCCAGTACGGGTATGAGCAGTCCCAGGGTCGCAAATCCCACGGCCAGGTGTGCGATCGGTGACACCCTGATCACCACCGGTGAGCCAGTAACCACCCTCATATCATTCCACCGTGCGCGTGCCAGGCCGCGGCCGCGCGGTACCACCCACACCCGCGGCCGTGTGACCACCCCGGATTTGACGGTTGAGCTGTACGAAGGCTACCGTCAGACGCTATGGATACCGCCGGAGAGCCCGGAATGCTCCCCACAATGCTTGTAGTACTTGGTCGGCGCGTTGGTGCCTGACTAGGTCGATCGAGCACCAACGCGCAACCCTCGTGCAGCAGCTTGAGCTGGCGGGGGTTTTTTGTTGCCCACCAACGAGACCGCCACCGCAATAAAGGATTAACAGGACAGTGAGCGCACCAGCGAAGCCCCACCCACCGACATCGCAAGGCGGGGAAAACGGCGCCAAACCGTCGGTGCCCCAACCCAGACATGTTGCACCGCAGCAACTTACCGGGGCCCAGGCGGTCATCCGGTCCCTGGAAGAGCTCGACGTCGACATCATCTTCGGGATTCCGGGCGGTGCTGTATTGCCGGTGTACGACCCGCTGTTCGACTCGCAGAAGCTGCGCCACGTGCTGGTGCGCCACGAGCAGGGCGCCGGCCACGCCGCCAGTGGCTACGCGCACGCTACCGGCCGGGTGGGGGTGTGCATGGCGACGTCGGGCCCGGGTGCGACCAACCTGGTGACGCCGCTGGCCGACGCGCAGATGGACTCGATACCGGTGGTCGCCATCACCGGTCAGGTCGGCCGCGGGCTGATCGGCACCGACGCCTTCCAGGAGGCCGACATCTCCGGTATCACGATGCCGATCACCAAGCACAACTTCCTGGTCCGCACCGGCGATGAAATTCCCCGGGTGATCGCCGAGGCGTTCCACATCGCGGCATCTGGTCGTCCCGGAGCCGTGCTCGTTGATATCCCCAAGGACGTGCTGCAGGGCCAGTGCACGTTCAGCTGGCCGCCGCGGATGGATCTGCCCGGCTACAAGCCCAACACCAAACCGCACAACCGTCAGATCCGCGCGGCCGCCAAGCTGATCGCCGCCGCGCGCAAGCCGGTGCTCTACGTGGGCGGCGGCGTCATCCGCGGCGAGGCGACCGAGCAGCTCCGGGAACTGGCCGAACTGACCGGCATCCCGGTGGTCACCACACTGATGGCTCGCGGAGCGTTTCCGGACAGCCATCGGCAGAACCTGGGCATGCCCGGCATGCACGGCACGGTGGCCGCCGTGGCAGCGCTGCAGCGTAGTGACCTGCTGGTCGCGCTGGGCACCCGTTTCGACGACCGGGTCACCGGAAAGCTCGACTCCTTCGCCCCGGAAGCCAAGGTCATCCACGCCGACATCGACCCGGCCGAGATCGGCAAGAACCGGCACGCCGATGTCCCCATCGTGGCCTGCGTCAAGGCCGTCATTTCCGAGCTCATCGCGATGCTGCGCCACTACGACATTCCGGGGACCCTCGAGCTCAGCGATTGGTGGGCGTATCTCGACGGCGTTCGAAAGACCTATCCGCTGAGCTACGGTCCGCAAAGCGACGGCAGCCTGAGTCCGGAATACGTGATCGAGAAGCTGGGCGAGATTGCCGGCCCGGACGCCGTCTATGTCGCCGGCGTCGGCCAGCACCAGATGTGGGCGGCGCAGTTCATCAAGTACGAAAAGCCGCGGACTTGGCTGAACTCCGGCGGGCTGGGCACCATGGGGTTTGCCATCCCGGCGGCCATGGGAGCCAAGATCGCGTTGCCAGACACCGAGGTGTGGGCGATCGACGGCGACGGCTGTTTCCAGATGACCAACCAGGAACTGGCCACCTGCGCCATCGAGGGCATACCGATCAAGGTGGCGTTGATCAACAACGGCAACTTGGGCATGGTGCGCCAATGGCAGAGCCTGTTCTACGAGGAGCGCTACTCCCAGACCGACCTGGCCACCCACTCGCACCGAATCCCCGACTTCGTCAAGCTGGCCGAGGCGTTGGGTTGCGTCGGATTGCGTTGCGAGCGTGCGGAAGACGTTGTCGACGTGATCAACCAGGCTCGGGCGATCAACGACTGCCCGGTGGTGATCGACTTCATCGTCGGCGCCGACGCGCAGGTGTGGCCGATGGTGGCGGCCGGCACCAGCAACGACGAGATTCAGGCCGCCCGCGGCATCCGTCCCCTGTTCGACGACGAAAGTGAAGGGCACGCCTGATGGTGAACGGGTCGCCTAAGACGCACACGCTGTCGGTCCTGGTCGAAGACAAACCCGGCGTGCTGGCGCGCGTCGCGGCGCTGTTCTCCCGGCGCGGTTTCAACATCGAATCGTTGGCGGTGGGCGCGACCGAGCAGAAGGACATGTCGCGGATGACCATCGTGGTTGCCTGCGAGGAGACCCCACTCGAACAGGTCACCAAGCAGCTGAACAAACTGATCAACGTCATCAAGATCATCGAACAGGACGAGGATCATTCGGTGTCCCGGGAATTGGCGCTGATCAAGGTCCGCGCCGACGCCGGTACCCGTAGCCAAGTGATCGAAGCGGTAAACCTCTTCCGCGCCAACGTGATTGACGTATCTCCGGAATCATTGACCGTAGAGGCCACCGGCAACCGCGGCAAGCTCGAGGCGCTGCTGCGAGTATTGGAGCCGTTCGGTATCCGCGAAATCGCCCAATCCGGAATGGTGTCGTTGGCCCGCGGCCCGCGGTGTATCGGCACTGTCAAATAACTAACAAGGAGAAACGCAACAGTGGCATTAGAGATGTTCTACGACGACGACGCAGACCTGTCGATCATCCAGGGCCGCAAGGTCGGCGTCATCGGCTACGGCAGCCAAGGCCACGCCCACTCGCTGAGCCTGCGCGACTCCGGCGTGCAGGTGCGCGTCGGGCTGAAGGAGGGCTCCAAGTCGCGGGCCAAGGTGGCGGAGCAGGGCTTGGACGTCGGCACGCCGGCCGACGTCGCCAAGTGGGCCGACGTGATCATGCTGCTGGCTCCCGATACCGCTCAGGCCGAGATATTCGCATCCGATATCGCGCCCAACTTGAAGTCCGGTGACGCATTGTTTTTCGGTCACGGCCTCAACATCCACTTCAACCTGATCAAGCCGCCCGCCGACGTCACCGTGGCTATGGTCGCGCCGAAGGGGCCCGGTCACCTGGTGCGCCGCCAGTTTGTGGACGGCAAGGGTGTGCCCTGCCTGATCGCCGTCGACCAGGACCC
The nucleotide sequence above comes from Mycobacterium pseudokansasii. Encoded proteins:
- a CDS encoding acetolactate synthase large subunit is translated as MSAPAKPHPPTSQGGENGAKPSVPQPRHVAPQQLTGAQAVIRSLEELDVDIIFGIPGGAVLPVYDPLFDSQKLRHVLVRHEQGAGHAASGYAHATGRVGVCMATSGPGATNLVTPLADAQMDSIPVVAITGQVGRGLIGTDAFQEADISGITMPITKHNFLVRTGDEIPRVIAEAFHIAASGRPGAVLVDIPKDVLQGQCTFSWPPRMDLPGYKPNTKPHNRQIRAAAKLIAAARKPVLYVGGGVIRGEATEQLRELAELTGIPVVTTLMARGAFPDSHRQNLGMPGMHGTVAAVAALQRSDLLVALGTRFDDRVTGKLDSFAPEAKVIHADIDPAEIGKNRHADVPIVACVKAVISELIAMLRHYDIPGTLELSDWWAYLDGVRKTYPLSYGPQSDGSLSPEYVIEKLGEIAGPDAVYVAGVGQHQMWAAQFIKYEKPRTWLNSGGLGTMGFAIPAAMGAKIALPDTEVWAIDGDGCFQMTNQELATCAIEGIPIKVALINNGNLGMVRQWQSLFYEERYSQTDLATHSHRIPDFVKLAEALGCVGLRCERAEDVVDVINQARAINDCPVVIDFIVGADAQVWPMVAAGTSNDEIQAARGIRPLFDDESEGHA
- the ilvN gene encoding acetolactate synthase small subunit produces the protein MVNGSPKTHTLSVLVEDKPGVLARVAALFSRRGFNIESLAVGATEQKDMSRMTIVVACEETPLEQVTKQLNKLINVIKIIEQDEDHSVSRELALIKVRADAGTRSQVIEAVNLFRANVIDVSPESLTVEATGNRGKLEALLRVLEPFGIREIAQSGMVSLARGPRCIGTVK